In Labilibaculum sp. DW002, one DNA window encodes the following:
- a CDS encoding AI-2E family transporter gives MNEKGKYFIVALGLILLGLLFWYFSNIVAYVLISVVLSFIGRPVVNFLNGLKIKKWQVPSALSAGVTLLLLWFIMIMFFRTFIPMVASQAQDLSNIDVNAAAQSLEEPIQKLESLVVKYSADGEAFNLKAVLVENITSFVKISDVSSIFGSLAGTLGNIFIALFSISFITFFFLKDSSLFTGGVVLMVPAKHEEGVMHVLESIKNLLMRYFVGLFFEVILVGFMVTIGLTIVGLPFGTAVVIGLFAGMMNVIPYIGPIIGACFGMIIGIATNLDVDFYAEILPLLGYMAIVFAVVQVIDNILFQPLIYSNSVNAHPLEIFIVIIMAGSMAGILGMVLAIPTYTLIRVIAKEFFNKYRFVKKLTEKI, from the coding sequence ATGAATGAAAAAGGAAAATATTTTATTGTCGCCCTTGGTTTAATCTTATTGGGGCTTCTGTTTTGGTATTTCAGTAATATTGTAGCTTATGTTTTAATTTCGGTTGTTCTTTCCTTTATTGGGCGTCCGGTTGTTAATTTTCTGAATGGATTGAAAATTAAAAAATGGCAGGTTCCGTCTGCCTTGTCGGCAGGTGTAACCTTACTTTTGTTATGGTTCATAATGATCATGTTCTTCAGAACATTTATACCAATGGTAGCCTCTCAGGCACAGGATTTATCCAATATTGATGTAAATGCTGCTGCTCAAAGTTTAGAAGAGCCAATTCAGAAATTAGAAAGCTTAGTTGTAAAATATTCTGCCGATGGCGAAGCCTTTAATTTAAAAGCTGTCTTAGTCGAAAATATCACATCATTTGTGAAGATATCTGATGTTTCTTCTATTTTTGGTTCGCTTGCAGGTACGCTTGGAAATATATTTATTGCCCTGTTTTCGATCTCTTTCATTACCTTCTTTTTTCTGAAAGACAGTAGTTTGTTTACTGGTGGAGTTGTGCTTATGGTTCCTGCTAAGCACGAAGAAGGAGTTATGCATGTGTTAGAGTCGATTAAGAATCTTTTGATGCGTTATTTTGTCGGCTTGTTTTTCGAAGTAATTCTCGTAGGGTTCATGGTAACCATTGGCTTAACCATTGTAGGCTTGCCATTTGGAACAGCTGTTGTTATTGGTTTGTTTGCTGGTATGATGAATGTGATTCCTTACATTGGCCCGATTATAGGTGCATGTTTTGGTATGATCATTGGAATTGCTACGAATTTAGATGTTGATTTTTATGCTGAAATTCTTCCATTGCTTGGGTATATGGCTATTGTGTTTGCTGTAGTTCAGGTAATCGATAACATTTTGTTTCAACCTTTGATCTATTCAAATAGCGTTAATGCACATCCGTTAGAGATATTTATTGTAATCATTATGGCTGGTAGCATGGCTGGTATTTTGGGAATGGTTTT